One window of the Nitrospiraceae bacterium genome contains the following:
- a CDS encoding TfoX/Sxy family protein, protein MSEYVAFLEEVFAQFGPIHPRRMFGGYGLFHKGLMFGLVADDVLYLKADETLAPFFEERGLEPFQYEKQGKTLKMSYYMAPEEIFEDPAEAKGWANRSYEAAVRAKKPVKKAKQRN, encoded by the coding sequence ATGAGCGAATACGTTGCATTTCTCGAAGAGGTGTTCGCGCAATTTGGCCCGATTCATCCACGACGGATGTTCGGTGGCTATGGCCTGTTCCACAAAGGATTGATGTTCGGGCTGGTGGCGGATGATGTGTTGTATCTGAAAGCCGACGAGACCTTGGCTCCATTTTTTGAAGAACGGGGATTAGAGCCGTTCCAATACGAAAAACAGGGCAAGACGTTGAAGATGTCCTACTATATGGCCCCGGAGGAGATCTTTGAGGATCCTGCGGAGGCGAAAGGCTGGGCTAATCGATCATATGAGGCGGCCGTGCGTGCAAAAAAGCCGGTGAAGAAAGCAAAGCAGAGAAACTGA
- a CDS encoding putative molybdenum carrier protein: MVLRIVSGGQTGADRAALDFALHLGIECGGWVPKGRMAEDGVIPAHYPNLVETDSDDPNIRTELNVRDADATILITRGAPTGGSAFTVAVAMRLGKPILHVDLLRKSMDQVVPEVCRWMQDLHPAILNVAGPRASDDPAIYDLTKVLLEEAILPGDRNR; this comes from the coding sequence ATGGTTCTTCGAATTGTCTCGGGAGGGCAAACTGGCGCTGATCGCGCAGCCCTTGATTTCGCATTGCACTTAGGAATCGAGTGTGGCGGATGGGTTCCGAAAGGGCGGATGGCGGAAGACGGCGTCATTCCCGCACATTACCCGAACCTTGTCGAGACAGACTCCGACGATCCGAATATCCGGACTGAGCTCAATGTGCGGGACGCCGACGCGACGATACTGATTACCCGTGGGGCACCGACAGGAGGATCGGCATTCACGGTTGCAGTCGCCATGCGTCTGGGCAAGCCTATTCTTCATGTCGATCTCCTTCGAAAATCGATGGACCAGGTTGTGCCGGAGGTCTGCCGATGGATGCAAGATCTTCACCCGGCAATCCTGAATGTGGCTGGCCCCAGAGCGAGCGACGATCCTGCCATCTATGATCTCACCAAAGTGCTGCTGGAAGAAGCTATCCTTCCCGGGGACAGAAATCGCTAA
- a CDS encoding gamma-glutamylcyclotransferase — MSESLLYYLAYGSNLHPVRLRERVPSAELVDVVELKHYRLTFQKRGQDGSSKCNLARTGEASDGVYGAIYQIDSVHKAILDRFEGNGYHDSQLTVAFHGQEYSCLTYLARPSYIENSLKPFHWYKELIVLGARHLRFPHAYVRFIESIESVEDPDEERQIHNQRLIDRILQYSNS, encoded by the coding sequence ATGAGTGAGAGTTTGCTCTATTATTTGGCCTATGGTTCGAACCTCCACCCTGTGCGGTTGCGGGAACGCGTGCCATCTGCCGAATTGGTTGATGTGGTTGAGTTGAAACACTATCGCCTAACTTTCCAGAAAAGGGGGCAGGATGGGTCGAGTAAGTGCAACCTGGCCCGCACGGGAGAAGCATCGGATGGAGTGTATGGAGCCATCTATCAAATTGATTCAGTCCATAAAGCAATTCTCGACCGTTTCGAGGGGAATGGTTATCATGATAGCCAACTCACGGTAGCATTCCATGGTCAAGAGTACTCCTGTCTTACCTACCTGGCTCGGCCATCCTACATTGAGAATAGCCTAAAGCCCTTTCATTGGTATAAGGAGCTGATTGTCCTGGGCGCCAGGCATTTACGGTTTCCCCATGCCTACGTTCGTTTCATCGAATCGATTGAATCGGTTGAAGATCCGGACGAGGAAAGACAGATCCACAATCAAAGGTTGATCGACCGAATCCTTCAATACTCCAACTCATAA
- a CDS encoding FAD-binding oxidoreductase, with the protein MASEQDVVEAVRFARTQNMNIAVRGGGHSWVGFPLCNGSLLIDLGRLNQISVGHQTRTASVQPAVTGQALNQQLVPHGLAFPVGHCQTVPMSGYLLNGGLGWNWNTWGPACFSVEAANVVLADGNLVIANQAQHADLLWAIRGAGPGFFGVVTQYLLKLYPMPRAIMTSTYFYPLECIEEVGAWAAGVAGQLPQKIELTIFCAQAPPAFVERCRSGNGLVCVLAATGFFDTPDEAVATLSLLETCPVIPKCLGKDVNQPATMDALLDMGGRFWPEHHRCLADTLWSNSSPGRQLAAVRNAFLQAPSPKSLALCAFSTGLEGRLAVRPDAAFSMTASTLLLSYAIWERPEDDEVNADWHRATVAALDSFAVGHYVGESDIVAEPGRAERSFAPANWQRLQALRRIYDPGGFFYRHDRGS; encoded by the coding sequence GTGGCGAGTGAACAGGATGTCGTTGAGGCCGTCCGGTTTGCCCGCACGCAGAACATGAATATTGCCGTGCGTGGCGGGGGACATAGTTGGGTGGGATTCCCGCTGTGTAACGGGAGCCTGTTGATCGATCTTGGACGCCTCAATCAAATCTCGGTTGGTCACCAGACTCGCACGGCGTCGGTTCAACCGGCGGTCACCGGGCAGGCCCTCAACCAGCAGTTGGTCCCGCACGGGCTGGCCTTTCCTGTCGGGCATTGCCAGACCGTTCCCATGAGCGGCTATCTGCTGAATGGGGGGCTGGGCTGGAACTGGAACACATGGGGGCCGGCCTGCTTTAGTGTCGAGGCCGCCAATGTCGTGCTGGCTGATGGCAATCTCGTGATTGCCAATCAAGCGCAACACGCTGATCTGCTCTGGGCGATCCGCGGAGCGGGGCCTGGCTTCTTTGGCGTCGTCACACAATATCTTCTCAAGCTGTATCCGATGCCGCGTGCCATCATGACCAGTACCTACTTTTACCCGCTGGAATGCATTGAAGAAGTTGGCGCGTGGGCAGCGGGTGTTGCCGGACAGTTGCCGCAAAAAATAGAGCTGACGATTTTCTGTGCCCAGGCGCCCCCCGCTTTTGTCGAGCGGTGCCGGTCCGGCAACGGCCTTGTCTGTGTCTTGGCGGCGACGGGTTTTTTCGACACACCCGATGAAGCCGTCGCCACACTGAGTCTTCTGGAGACCTGCCCGGTTATTCCTAAATGTCTGGGAAAGGATGTGAATCAGCCCGCCACAATGGACGCCTTGCTCGACATGGGCGGCAGGTTCTGGCCGGAGCACCATCGCTGTCTGGCCGATACGCTGTGGTCAAACTCCTCACCGGGGCGACAACTGGCGGCTGTGCGCAATGCCTTCCTGCAGGCACCCTCACCGAAGTCACTCGCGCTGTGTGCATTTTCCACCGGATTGGAAGGCCGTCTGGCCGTGAGACCCGACGCGGCCTTTTCGATGACAGCCTCCACCTTACTCTTGAGCTATGCCATCTGGGAGCGGCCGGAGGATGACGAAGTGAATGCCGACTGGCATCGGGCGACTGTCGCGGCTCTGGACTCGTTTGCGGTGGGCCATTACGTGGGGGAGTCGGACATTGTCGCGGAACCGGGGCGTGCCGAGCGGTCATTCGCACCTGCCAACTGGCAACGGCTTCAGGCCCTCCGTCGTATCTACGATCCTGGAGGGTTTTTTTATCGTCACGACAGAGGAAGCTGA
- a CDS encoding 4-oxalocrotonate tautomerase family protein, translating into MPYVNIQVTKGVSREQKAELVKDVTDSLVRVLGKNPDHIHVVIQEINEEDWGFSGVLTDEWNTQQGRLSSSE; encoded by the coding sequence ATGCCATATGTGAATATTCAAGTGACGAAGGGTGTTTCCAGAGAGCAGAAGGCGGAATTGGTGAAAGACGTCACGGATTCCCTGGTTCGCGTGTTGGGGAAAAACCCCGACCACATCCATGTGGTGATTCAAGAGATTAATGAAGAAGACTGGGGATTTTCCGGAGTGCTGACGGATGAATGGAACACGCAACAGGGCCGATTGTCCTCGAGCGAATGA
- a CDS encoding pyridoxamine 5'-phosphate oxidase family protein, whose protein sequence is MAVQFPELSDELSQFISDQKVFFVATAAPDGRINLSPKGQDSLRVLNSREILWMNLTGSGNETAAHLAEFNRITMMWCAFDGPPRILRVYGTAQVFHPRDARWAEFSTQLPSTTGTRQYFLVSIELVQTSCGYAVPFMNYVEDRRVLSTWAEKKGEEGISEYWQKRNQLSIDGKPTGILGS, encoded by the coding sequence GTGGCTGTTCAATTTCCAGAGCTGAGTGATGAGTTAAGCCAATTTATTAGTGACCAAAAAGTATTTTTTGTGGCCACGGCTGCGCCGGATGGAAGAATCAATCTCTCCCCGAAGGGCCAGGATTCGCTTCGTGTGCTTAACTCTCGCGAGATACTCTGGATGAACTTGACCGGCAGCGGAAACGAAACGGCAGCCCATCTGGCCGAATTCAACCGAATAACCATGATGTGGTGTGCCTTTGACGGGCCGCCACGCATCCTTCGCGTTTACGGGACGGCCCAGGTCTTTCATCCGAGGGATGCTCGTTGGGCGGAGTTTTCGACTCAATTGCCTTCCACGACAGGAACGCGACAATACTTTTTGGTGTCTATCGAATTAGTCCAAACCTCCTGCGGATATGCCGTGCCTTTCATGAACTATGTTGAGGACCGTCGTGTGCTTTCAACGTGGGCTGAGAAGAAGGGCGAGGAAGGGATCTCGGAGTATTGGCAAAAGAGGAACCAGCTCAGTATCGACGGGAAGCCGACAGGGATTCTGGGATCGTAG
- the glgA gene encoding glycogen synthase: MKVLMFTNEFPPYTYGGAGAHVEYLSRELSHLLPIEVRCFGDQRLEQGNLKVHGIPLGDTPFTAPKPLHSVLGAVQRSWQMNAEGVGADLIHCHTWYTHLGGILAKLNYGIPLVITTHSLEPLRPWKREQLAGGYDFSLWVEKTALEMADAIIAVSEGTKKDILKLFQVPEERVHVIHNGIDLQEFRNVQSQEVLTRYGIPAGQPYVLFVGRMTRQKGITYLIQALSYLDEEFPVVLCASSPDTPAMAAEMKEALDQISAHRKHIYWIPDILDKPSLIELYSHAGVFCCPSIYEPFGIINLEAMACEVPVVASAVGGIPEVVVEDETGFLVPVDQLEEAPFSPKDPERFAQDLADRLNQLMRDPELRAPMGKAGRRRAEELFGWDKIAKRTKALYETVLGES, translated from the coding sequence ATGAAAGTCTTGATGTTCACCAATGAATTTCCCCCTTACACCTATGGTGGCGCCGGGGCGCACGTGGAGTATTTGAGTCGGGAATTATCACATCTTCTTCCCATCGAAGTCCGCTGTTTTGGTGACCAACGCCTGGAACAAGGCAATCTGAAGGTGCATGGGATTCCCTTAGGAGACACTCCGTTTACGGCTCCCAAACCCTTGCATTCCGTTCTTGGCGCGGTGCAGCGCTCCTGGCAAATGAATGCCGAAGGGGTGGGCGCGGATCTGATTCATTGCCATACCTGGTATACCCATTTGGGTGGCATTCTGGCCAAGCTCAATTACGGGATTCCGCTGGTCATCACCACGCATTCATTGGAGCCCCTCCGGCCATGGAAACGGGAGCAATTAGCCGGCGGGTATGATTTTTCTCTGTGGGTTGAGAAAACAGCCCTCGAAATGGCCGATGCCATTATTGCCGTTTCCGAAGGCACCAAGAAAGACATTCTCAAATTGTTTCAGGTTCCCGAAGAGCGGGTTCATGTCATTCATAACGGCATCGACCTTCAAGAATTTCGAAATGTCCAAAGCCAGGAGGTGTTAACCCGATATGGAATTCCTGCCGGACAACCCTATGTGTTGTTTGTAGGGAGAATGACCCGGCAGAAGGGTATTACCTATTTGATTCAGGCTCTCTCTTATTTAGATGAGGAGTTTCCTGTGGTGTTGTGCGCCAGCTCCCCTGATACGCCGGCCATGGCCGCTGAAATGAAAGAGGCGCTCGACCAGATTTCAGCCCATCGAAAGCATATTTATTGGATACCCGATATCCTCGACAAGCCGAGTCTCATTGAGTTGTATTCTCATGCCGGGGTTTTTTGTTGTCCGTCCATTTATGAACCGTTCGGGATCATTAATTTAGAGGCCATGGCTTGTGAGGTGCCTGTGGTGGCTTCTGCTGTCGGTGGCATTCCTGAGGTCGTTGTGGAGGATGAGACGGGATTTTTGGTGCCGGTTGACCAATTGGAGGAAGCTCCCTTCAGTCCGAAAGATCCTGAGCGGTTTGCACAGGACTTGGCCGATCGGTTGAATCAACTCATGCGAGACCCTGAATTGCGGGCGCCCATGGGGAAAGCCGGGAGACGGCGGGCGGAAGAACTTTTTGGCTGGGACAAAATTGCTAAACGCACGAAGGCGCTGTATGAAACCGTTCTTGGGGAGAGCTAG
- a CDS encoding fumarate hydratase: protein MGEFQYQAIFEHQADMTSYRKLTSDYVSTTTCDGRELLKIQPKALTLLAREAMDDIAHLLRPSHLAQLAKILEDPEASENDRFVALELLKNANISSARVLPGCQDTGTAIAMGYKGQHVLTTGDDAEALSRGIFEAYNTRNLRYSQMAPLDMYTEKNTGTNLPAQIDLYAKPGSEYHFLFIAKGGGSANKTFLYQETKALLNPKSLLAFVAEKIRTLGTSACPPYHLAFVVGGLSAEFTLKTVKLASCHYLDDLPTSGNTQGRAFRDLDLEKHILQLCAETGIGAQFGGKYFAHDVRVIRLPRHGASCPVGLGVSCSADRQILGKITKEGVFLEQLETNPAKYLPDVTDEDLEGHVVKIDLNRPMSEILAELRKHPVATRLSLTGPIVVARDIAHARLKEQLDAGNGLPQYLKDHVVYYAGPAKKPQGHASGSFGPTTAGRMDSYVDQFQEAGGSMVMLAKGNRSKQVREACGKYGGFYLGSIGGPAARLAEHSIKKVEVLEFEDLGMEAVWKIEVEDFPAFIVINHEGKDFYADLVSQRPPALVQPEDKMKK from the coding sequence ATGGGCGAATTCCAGTACCAGGCAATATTTGAACATCAAGCAGATATGACCAGCTATCGAAAACTCACGTCGGACTATGTCTCCACCACGACCTGTGACGGCCGGGAACTCCTCAAGATCCAACCCAAGGCTCTCACACTTCTGGCGAGAGAAGCCATGGATGACATTGCCCACTTGTTGCGACCAAGCCACCTTGCGCAGCTAGCCAAAATCCTGGAAGACCCCGAGGCCTCTGAGAATGACCGGTTTGTCGCGTTAGAACTGCTCAAAAATGCCAACATTTCGTCCGCCCGCGTGCTCCCAGGCTGTCAGGATACCGGAACAGCCATTGCCATGGGGTACAAAGGGCAACATGTTCTCACCACCGGTGATGATGCCGAAGCCCTTTCCCGCGGTATCTTCGAAGCCTACAACACGCGTAACCTGCGGTATTCTCAAATGGCGCCACTCGACATGTACACCGAAAAAAATACCGGGACGAATCTTCCTGCACAAATCGACCTCTACGCCAAACCCGGATCGGAGTATCATTTTTTATTCATTGCCAAGGGCGGCGGCTCCGCGAACAAAACCTTTCTCTATCAAGAGACCAAAGCTCTCCTAAATCCCAAGTCCCTGCTCGCGTTTGTGGCGGAAAAAATCCGCACCCTGGGCACCTCGGCCTGCCCGCCTTATCATCTGGCCTTTGTCGTGGGTGGACTATCCGCAGAATTCACATTAAAAACCGTGAAACTGGCCAGTTGTCATTACCTGGATGATTTGCCCACCTCAGGCAACACCCAGGGGCGTGCCTTTCGAGACCTCGACCTGGAGAAACACATTCTTCAACTCTGCGCCGAAACCGGGATCGGCGCCCAATTCGGCGGAAAATACTTCGCCCACGATGTCCGAGTCATCCGCTTGCCACGACATGGGGCCTCCTGTCCGGTCGGTTTGGGCGTCTCCTGTTCAGCCGATCGACAAATCCTCGGAAAAATCACCAAGGAGGGGGTCTTTCTGGAACAGCTTGAAACCAATCCAGCCAAATACCTTCCAGATGTGACAGACGAAGATCTGGAAGGGCATGTTGTCAAGATCGACCTCAACCGGCCGATGTCGGAAATTCTGGCTGAGTTGCGCAAGCATCCCGTGGCCACTCGTCTCTCCCTCACCGGCCCCATCGTCGTGGCACGGGATATCGCGCACGCCCGACTCAAAGAACAATTAGATGCTGGAAATGGATTGCCCCAATACCTGAAAGATCATGTGGTCTATTACGCCGGACCAGCAAAAAAACCACAAGGCCATGCATCGGGATCGTTCGGCCCCACCACGGCCGGACGGATGGATTCGTACGTCGATCAGTTTCAGGAAGCTGGCGGCAGCATGGTCATGCTGGCCAAAGGTAACCGTTCCAAGCAAGTGCGCGAGGCCTGTGGAAAGTACGGCGGATTTTATCTGGGATCCATCGGCGGCCCCGCCGCACGGCTGGCCGAGCATAGCATTAAAAAAGTGGAGGTTCTGGAATTCGAAGATCTCGGGATGGAAGCGGTGTGGAAAATTGAAGTGGAAGATTTTCCGGCCTTCATCGTCATCAATCACGAAGGCAAGGATTTTTATGCCGATTTGGTCTCCCAACGTCCTCCGGCTTTGGTTCAGCCAGAGGACAAGATGAAAAAATAG
- a CDS encoding GNAT family N-acetyltransferase translates to MNLRLRNGGPADAETCGSICFNAFTAIAKRHNFPPDFPAPEIAVQLFSHLFSRSDIHSVLAEMDGRVIGSNFLWEHTVIAGVGPITVDPAVQNGTVGRRLMEHVVERARENHFAGIRLVQAAYHNRSLSLYTKLGFNSREPLSTIQGPVLGIGIPGHDVRPALEGDMPDCNRLCIQVHGHDRKSELLDAIRQQTATVVECEGRITGYATVVGFFGHAVAKDNEDLKALIGAAPAFPGPGFLLPTRNSELLRWCLEKGLRVVQPMTLMSMGLYNQPDGAFLPSVVY, encoded by the coding sequence ATGAACCTTAGATTACGAAATGGTGGTCCTGCAGATGCAGAAACGTGCGGGTCGATTTGTTTTAACGCGTTTACGGCTATAGCCAAACGGCATAATTTCCCTCCTGATTTTCCCGCCCCGGAGATAGCCGTTCAATTGTTTTCCCACCTGTTCTCGCGTTCTGATATCCATTCCGTTTTGGCCGAAATGGACGGGCGGGTCATCGGGAGCAATTTCCTCTGGGAGCATACCGTCATTGCCGGGGTCGGTCCGATCACCGTGGACCCGGCGGTCCAAAACGGGACTGTGGGCAGACGTTTAATGGAGCATGTGGTGGAACGGGCGCGGGAGAACCATTTCGCCGGCATCCGGCTGGTGCAAGCGGCGTATCATAATCGGTCATTGTCTCTTTATACCAAACTGGGTTTCAACTCCCGTGAACCGCTTTCGACGATTCAAGGACCGGTTCTCGGAATCGGGATACCCGGTCATGACGTCCGTCCGGCGCTTGAAGGGGATATGCCGGACTGCAATCGGCTGTGTATTCAGGTCCATGGCCATGACCGGAAATCCGAGCTGCTGGACGCCATCAGACAACAGACGGCCACCGTGGTCGAATGTGAGGGCCGCATTACCGGATATGCCACCGTGGTTGGTTTTTTCGGCCATGCGGTCGCCAAGGACAATGAAGATCTGAAGGCGCTCATCGGGGCGGCTCCCGCTTTTCCGGGACCGGGTTTCCTGCTGCCCACACGCAATAGTGAGTTGCTGCGCTGGTGTTTGGAGAAAGGCCTGCGCGTGGTTCAGCCGATGACCTTGATGAGTATGGGGCTGTATAACCAACCGGATGGAGCATTTCTGCCTTCTGTGGTGTATTGA
- a CDS encoding DUF547 domain-containing protein: MQWITGFSSQGRLPLILFISFVFSMGCSTIPKTFTPSHPISPEIFNHENFHQALMAHVKNGVVDYPQLAHDPHLTRYLQLLQHIAPQQLSTPNHRLAFWINAYNAFAIKGIIDGYAPTSLTGRYTFFIGRTYQVGGELLNLYDLEQHILIPDFKEPRIHFAIVCASQSCPKLQSAAYTPESLDQQLTASARQFLNDPTRNRFDRQRHIAYLSKIFDWFSEDFINHSGSLLGYVAQFVTDPELANEIRRNTYTIEFLDYDWSLNGFPPLPPT; the protein is encoded by the coding sequence ATGCAATGGATCACGGGATTTTCCAGCCAGGGGAGATTGCCCCTCATTCTTTTCATCTCCTTCGTCTTTTCCATGGGCTGCTCGACTATCCCCAAAACCTTTACTCCTTCTCATCCCATTTCTCCGGAGATTTTCAACCATGAAAACTTTCATCAAGCACTCATGGCTCATGTAAAGAACGGCGTGGTGGACTACCCCCAGCTCGCTCACGATCCACACTTGACTCGTTACCTTCAGCTCCTTCAACATATCGCCCCCCAGCAACTTTCGACTCCCAACCATCGTCTGGCCTTTTGGATTAATGCCTATAATGCTTTTGCCATCAAAGGCATCATTGATGGGTATGCTCCAACCTCGCTGACCGGGCGATACACGTTTTTTATCGGCCGGACATACCAGGTGGGAGGGGAATTGTTGAATTTGTATGACCTGGAACAGCACATTTTGATTCCCGACTTCAAAGAACCCCGGATACATTTTGCTATTGTCTGTGCCTCACAATCCTGTCCAAAACTTCAATCGGCCGCCTACACTCCGGAGTCACTCGATCAACAACTCACGGCAAGTGCCCGACAGTTTTTGAACGATCCCACACGCAACCGGTTCGACCGGCAACGCCACATCGCCTATCTGTCAAAAATCTTCGATTGGTTTTCCGAGGATTTCATCAATCATTCAGGTTCATTGCTGGGCTATGTCGCACAATTCGTCACAGATCCTGAGCTCGCGAACGAAATCCGCCGGAACACGTATACCATTGAATTTCTCGACTATGACTGGAGCCTCAATGGATTCCCTCCTCTCCCCCCTACATAA
- a CDS encoding dihydrofolate reductase family protein, producing MTGSVFIATSLDGFIARENGGIDWLPGVGEAGTEDYGYHEFIDSVDAIVMGRKSYEMVLSFGTWPYGKMPVVVLSGGTLAIRKDIASTVEPMHAPPHEVVQRLAARGWKHLYIDGGKTIQGFLREDLIHRIIITTVPILLGTGIPLFGPLSREIHLQHLETRPYANGLVQSHYAVRRHVVE from the coding sequence ATGACTGGCTCGGTCTTTATTGCCACAAGCCTGGATGGATTTATTGCCCGCGAGAACGGAGGGATCGACTGGCTTCCCGGGGTGGGAGAGGCCGGGACGGAGGATTACGGATATCACGAATTTATTGATTCCGTTGATGCGATTGTGATGGGGCGAAAATCCTATGAGATGGTATTATCCTTCGGCACCTGGCCCTATGGAAAAATGCCCGTGGTGGTTCTCAGCGGTGGAACCCTAGCTATTAGAAAGGACATCGCAAGTACGGTCGAGCCCATGCATGCCCCACCGCATGAGGTGGTGCAACGCCTGGCCGCGCGTGGATGGAAGCATCTCTATATTGACGGGGGCAAGACCATTCAAGGGTTCCTTCGCGAAGACCTGATTCACCGGATAATTATTACGACGGTTCCGATTCTTCTCGGGACAGGCATTCCGCTGTTCGGACCGCTTTCTCGCGAGATCCACTTGCAGCATCTTGAGACACGACCGTATGCGAATGGGTTGGTGCAAAGCCACTATGCGGTACGACGGCATGTTGTCGAATAG
- a CDS encoding TIGR04283 family arsenosugar biosynthesis glycosyltransferase, whose product MIWVIIPTYNEEKALPHTISSVLSQSTPYQVIVVDGGSTDRTLEVLRQTSQISWCTAPKGRASQMNAGARFVIQQQASADDWLLFLHADTQLPRGAFQQLHHLASDPSSQAGGFRHRFSGKDWRLRMISWLDNLRCTHSHIIYGDQALFVRQGLFAQLGGFPMQAVLEDVVFGQTLLRKTTPRLLPLTVITDSRKFVKMGIWRSFIRVLLIILHVEFGLPTFSPAFFRDVR is encoded by the coding sequence ATGATTTGGGTCATCATTCCCACCTACAATGAAGAGAAGGCATTACCGCACACCATCAGCTCCGTGTTGTCGCAATCAACACCCTACCAGGTCATCGTCGTGGATGGAGGAAGTACCGACCGCACTCTTGAAGTCCTCCGGCAGACCTCTCAAATTTCTTGGTGTACCGCCCCCAAAGGACGCGCATCACAAATGAATGCAGGCGCCCGATTTGTGATCCAGCAGCAGGCCTCTGCCGATGATTGGCTCCTGTTTCTCCATGCAGACACCCAACTCCCTCGCGGGGCCTTCCAGCAATTACACCATCTTGCCTCAGACCCTTCCTCTCAAGCAGGCGGATTCCGCCATCGCTTCTCTGGAAAGGATTGGCGATTACGGATGATTTCCTGGTTGGATAATCTCCGATGCACACATTCACATATCATCTATGGGGATCAGGCCTTATTTGTGAGGCAGGGCCTGTTCGCCCAATTGGGAGGATTCCCTATGCAAGCCGTTCTGGAAGATGTCGTGTTTGGACAGACCCTTCTGAGGAAAACGACTCCCCGTCTTTTGCCGTTGACGGTCATCACCGATTCCCGGAAATTTGTCAAAATGGGGATATGGCGAAGTTTTATTCGCGTCCTCCTGATTATCCTGCATGTGGAATTTGGGCTACCCACATTTTCTCCTGCTTTTTTCCGGGACGTCCGGTAA
- a CDS encoding VTT domain-containing protein has protein sequence MNEISQFVSQYGGIMLFAIVFAEQVGLPIPAIPVLLAAGALAGAGQMDLGVAIVLSLVGCLAGDVVWYEVGRRRGRQALSLLCRISLEPDFCVRRTENFFTRYGIRALILAKFLPGLSTLAPAMAGLFGIRFSRFLGYDGLGAGLWALTFILPGYVFSNEIEAIAAQQSRAGMYFLVALGIGLVAYIAFKFAHRQWVLRELRMARITVDELKGMMDNGQEVFVLDLRGPLDHEADPYTIPGALRMTADELELRHGDIPRQSDIILFCACPNEATAAMMALMLRRRGIRKVRPLAGGLDAWRERDFPLEAISAPVATDLVAG, from the coding sequence GTGAACGAAATCAGCCAATTCGTCTCCCAGTATGGGGGAATCATGCTGTTTGCCATCGTCTTCGCCGAGCAGGTCGGTCTTCCGATTCCGGCAATTCCGGTCTTGTTGGCGGCCGGTGCTCTGGCGGGTGCCGGGCAGATGGATCTGGGTGTCGCCATCGTTCTTTCTCTTGTCGGCTGTTTGGCCGGCGATGTGGTCTGGTACGAGGTGGGCCGGCGTCGAGGCCGGCAGGCTCTCAGTCTTCTCTGCCGCATTTCGTTGGAACCTGATTTTTGCGTGCGGCGGACCGAGAATTTTTTTACCCGTTACGGGATCCGCGCGCTGATTCTCGCCAAGTTCCTGCCGGGCTTGAGCACGCTGGCGCCGGCGATGGCCGGTCTTTTTGGAATCAGGTTCAGTCGTTTTCTCGGCTATGACGGACTGGGTGCCGGGCTCTGGGCTCTGACATTCATATTGCCGGGGTATGTCTTCAGCAACGAGATCGAAGCCATTGCCGCGCAACAGTCCCGCGCGGGCATGTACTTCCTGGTGGCACTGGGTATCGGCCTCGTGGCCTATATCGCCTTCAAGTTTGCCCACCGGCAATGGGTGTTGCGCGAGTTGCGAATGGCCCGCATTACCGTAGACGAGCTGAAAGGAATGATGGACAACGGCCAGGAGGTGTTTGTGTTGGATCTGCGCGGGCCGTTGGATCACGAAGCAGACCCTTACACCATTCCAGGCGCTCTGCGCATGACCGCGGATGAATTAGAACTGCGGCATGGCGATATCCCGCGACAGAGTGACATCATTTTATTCTGTGCCTGCCCGAACGAGGCGACGGCTGCCATGATGGCGTTAATGTTGCGGAGACGGGGAATCAGGAAAGTGCGGCCCCTGGCTGGCGGCCTCGACGCCTGGCGCGAACGGGACTTTCCGCTTGAAGCCATATCGGCCCCCGTCGCCACTGATCTTGTTGCCGGGTGA